The Prochlorococcus marinus str. MIT 9301 genome segment AAAGGGTTAGCTTATAGCACTGTTTCTCAGCTTGGGTATATGATGCTCGCAATGGGTTGTGGAGCACCAGTAGCAGGAATTTTTCATTTAGTAACTCATGCTTGCTTTAAAGCAATGCTATTTTTGGGATCAGGTTCCGTAATACATGCTATGGAAGAAGTAGTTGGCCATCAGCCTGTATTAGCTCAAGATATGAGATTGATGGGCGGTTTAAGAAAAAAAATGCCATATACAGCAACAACATTTTTAATAGGTTGTGTAGCAATTAGTGGAATTCCCCCATTGGCAGGTTTTTGGAGTAAAGACGAGATACTCGGAAATGCTTTTATATCATTCCCAGCTTTTTGGTTTGTAGGACTTCTAACAGCTGGCATGACTGCTTTTTATATGTTTAGGCTTTATTTCTTGACATTTGAAGGAGATTTCAGAGGGGAGAATAAAGAATTGCAAAAAGAGCTTCTAATAGCCTCTAAAACAAACCTAGATGAAGAAAATGAAGAAGAGCATCAAGAACACGGCTCTATTCATGAGTCACCCTGGTCAATGACATTTCCTTTGGTATTTCTAGCTGTACCGTCTGTAATTATTGGTTTTATGGGACTTCCCTGGGATAGCAAAATTGCAAATTTACTTAATCCTGAAGAAGCAGAGACTGCTGCAAAAGCCTTTGAGTTAAAAGAATTTTTGCCTTTAGCACTTGCGTCAGTAGTTATTGCATCAACTGGAATCATTATTGCTTATCAGGCATATTTTGTGAAAAAAATTAATTTGTCAGTTTTATTCGCCGAAAAGTTTCCTCGCATCAACCAATTTTTATCCAACAAATGGTATCTAGATGATATTAATGAAAAACTTTTTGTTAAGGGTAGTAGAAAACTTGCCAAAGAAGTTTTGGAGGTTGATTCTAAGGTTGTTGATGGAGTCGTAAATCTAACTGGACTTGTAACTTTAGGTAGTGGAGAGGGTTTAAAATATTTTGAGACTGGTAGGGCTCAATTTTATGCCCTTATTGTTTTTGGAGGAGTAATTCTGCTGGTTGCTATATTTGGTTTTCAATCTCCTCAAGTATCTTAATTACAATTGTGTGTCTTCACTGTCCATTGGGGTGAAAAAATACAGAAAATTTCTAGACTTTATTTAAGATAAATTTCTTATTAAATTGAGTACTTATTTTTATACGCATTTTGCGACACAAATTTTTGGAATGTTGGGAGCTGGATTGTCTAACTTTCCTTGGTTGTCTGCCTCAATTTTATTCCCAATTGGTAGTGCATTTGTAATACCTTTTTTCCCAGATAAAGGGGATGGCAAAGAAGTGAGATGGTTCGCATTATCTATTGCATTAATAACTTTTTTAATAACTGTAGGTTCATATATTAATGGCTTTGATATCAATAATGAAAATGTTCAACTGAAAGAAAATATTAGTTGGCTCCCGGATTTAGGGCTTACTTGGTCTGTTGGTGCTGATGGCATGTCTATGCCTTTAATACTATTAACTAGTTTTATAACTGCTTTAGCAGTTCTTGCTGCATGGCCAGTCAAGTTCAAACCAAAGTTATTTTTCTTTTTGATATTGGTTATGGATGGTGGGCAAATCGCTGTATTTGCTGTACAAGATATGCTTTTATTCTTTCTAACTTGGGAACTGGAGTTGATTCCAGTATATTTATTACTGGCCATTTGGGGTGGCAAAAATCGACAATATGCCGCAACTA includes the following:
- a CDS encoding NAD(P)H-quinone oxidoreductase subunit 5 yields the protein MPQASEIAWLIPVFPLIGAVLSGLGLISINKKINNSREIVSVGLISFVGISAVISYKALIEQVNGYQSVEKLFVWANAGDFTIPMGFVLDPLGSVMLALVTTITLLVMIYSHGYMAHDKGYVRFFTYLALFSSSMMGLIVSPNLLEIYVFWELVGMCSYLLVGFWYDRDGAAHAAQKAFVVNRVGDFGLLLGILGLFWATNSFDFNEIATGISQSISDHSIPIWAALLLCFLVFLGPMAKSAQFPLHVWLPDAMEGPTPISALIHAATMVAAGIFLVARLQPLYSIFPSIQFIIALVGTITCFLGASIALTQMDLKKGLAYSTVSQLGYMMLAMGCGAPVAGIFHLVTHACFKAMLFLGSGSVIHAMEEVVGHQPVLAQDMRLMGGLRKKMPYTATTFLIGCVAISGIPPLAGFWSKDEILGNAFISFPAFWFVGLLTAGMTAFYMFRLYFLTFEGDFRGENKELQKELLIASKTNLDEENEEEHQEHGSIHESPWSMTFPLVFLAVPSVIIGFMGLPWDSKIANLLNPEEAETAAKAFELKEFLPLALASVVIASTGIIIAYQAYFVKKINLSVLFAEKFPRINQFLSNKWYLDDINEKLFVKGSRKLAKEVLEVDSKVVDGVVNLTGLVTLGSGEGLKYFETGRAQFYALIVFGGVILLVAIFGFQSPQVS